Proteins encoded in a region of the Sphingopyxis sp. OAS728 genome:
- the surE gene encoding 5'/3'-nucleotidase SurE, with translation MRILLTNDDGYHAPGMAVLEAIARELTDDIWVCAPAEEQSGAGHSLTLSRPVRIRQHEERRWSCSGTPTDSVMMAIGKLMPEKPDLILSGVNRGANLGDDVTYSGTVSAAIEGALAGIPSIALSQVYAKEGMGDSVPFEAAAAWGAKVLRPLLDMEMAPRTLININFPAIAAEEVQGIRVTRQGFHDYGRGSIVEGTDPRGYRYYWFGLHGIEHSLGHDSDLEAIDDNYISVTPLQLDLTHDASLAALRGAYGG, from the coding sequence GTGCGCATCCTCCTCACCAACGACGACGGCTATCACGCCCCCGGCATGGCGGTACTCGAGGCGATCGCGCGCGAACTGACCGACGATATCTGGGTCTGCGCCCCCGCCGAGGAACAGTCGGGCGCCGGCCACTCGCTCACCCTCTCGCGCCCGGTGCGTATCCGCCAGCACGAAGAACGCCGCTGGTCGTGCAGCGGCACCCCGACCGATTCGGTGATGATGGCGATCGGCAAGCTGATGCCCGAAAAGCCCGACCTGATCCTGTCGGGCGTCAACCGCGGCGCCAACCTCGGCGACGATGTGACCTATTCGGGCACCGTCTCGGCGGCGATCGAGGGCGCGCTCGCGGGCATCCCGTCGATCGCGCTCAGCCAGGTTTATGCCAAGGAAGGCATGGGCGACAGCGTGCCGTTCGAAGCTGCCGCGGCGTGGGGCGCCAAGGTGCTGCGCCCGCTGCTCGACATGGAAATGGCGCCGCGCACGTTGATCAACATCAACTTCCCCGCGATCGCCGCCGAAGAGGTGCAGGGCATCCGCGTCACCCGCCAGGGTTTCCACGATTATGGCCGCGGCTCGATCGTCGAGGGCACCGACCCGCGCGGTTATCGTTATTACTGGTTCGGGCTCCACGGCATCGAGCACAGCCTCGGCCACGACAGCGACCTCGAGGCGATCGACGATAATTATATCTCGGTCACCCCGCTCCAGCTCGACCTGACACATGATGCGTCACTGGCGGCACTGCGCGGCGCCTACGGCGGCTAA